The Schistosoma mansoni, WGS project CABG00000000 data, chromosome 3 unplaced supercontig 0077, strain Puerto Rico, whole genome shotgun sequence region TGAATACCAATCTATATACTAGGGAATATAGTGAAGAAATATTCAAAAATAGAAGTATCCGAAGGAAATCAGTAAAGTGCAACCATTTTAGGTTCGGGATGAAATCAACATCCACAAAACAACTAGTCAATATCCATTTCGAGTGTTATAGCAAAGTCTGTCTGGAAAGTTGTGAAGTTATTTCCACAAACATTTATCAAGCTAATTAAACTACAAATGTTTGGAAActttgggaccagtcagatacTGTTATTCATGTTTGAACTGATCGAATAGAAggtggtttttgtggagatttagtattttcatagttgagagcgtgaatcaattgaagctagaccaccaagaaaaacctggaagcactggacggccgtttcgtcccactgcgggactcctcagtagtgcgcatccacgacctcgcctcgagagattcgaacccaggacctaccagtctcgctccagagcacttaaccgatagaccactgatctgatcggcatccgatggtgttaatgtctaacttcaaccaaaccacgaaattgagcaaccgttcaccaattgtcttctactgaggagttccacaataggacgaaacggccgttcaatgttTCCAGgctttctatggtggtctagctttaattgactcatgctttcaactatgatcgAATAGAGACTGAATTacatgctgtttgtccagttgctTGGATTTTTTTGATTGTTAGAACTACTGCTTTGGTAATTAAAACCTAATTTTATGATTCATTCAACAAGATTCTTACAAAAATAAACTTACTACCGTCTGAAATAAACCACATAGTACTTGGCAGATATTGGTTTACTTTGGTATTTTTGCATTCCCTATGGATGAATGAAACCCATCCTATCAGAGGTGTATCTCAGTCTTTTGCTGAATTTGACTGAGAACTTAGCTCCTAAatcctttctttttcttattaaacaaattagatTGAGAGTTAAAAATGTACTGAGTATTTAGGTGGTGTTACCAATTCAAAACACTGGCTTCAACATCTGTTACAAATGTCGATTCAGAGATTACCAAATCATGCACTATTTATTTACCGACGCTTGGACTAGGTGGTCAGTTTGCtttatatatagtgatatgATAGAAAGCTGTATGGAATTGGAATCTGTCGGGCCATAATGACTCTCTGGTTGGTTTCGTGTAATGACTAAGTGAGGAATGCTGAGGTTAGCATAGGCGGCTAATCGGTTGATGAATTTCCATCGAATGAGATGGTTGAGGTATATGTTACATGTGCCTAACCACTGCCTACCTTGGCGAGAGTTGCTTGAAAGTGCAGGCGTAGGTTTAGAGAAAGTTAGTAGAAGCCAAACTAAAAAATGGTATCCGTTCACAAAGTCACTGACTGTTGATATGAGCCATGTAGGCAGGTTCAGACTACCTAATTGGAGTCTACGTGATGATCTCAACCAATGCTTGGAGACTTTGACAAACAGCGTGCATTGGTTAATTGCACGCCACGAACTGACTTATGTGGCACTGATCTCACTCTGTTCATTGTATCTACTTTGTTGCACGGTCatcaaagcagccatagtaccTGGTTACGACAAAAGGGTGATCTGCGTTAGGTACTAACCAAAAGGTATGACTTCAACATTGACTGGTTTGTCACACTATTCCCGTCTAATTagagtaggcccccaatcatccGACATAGATAGTCTACGTTGATGGTCTATACAttctttataaaataattttgtctAAATCTCTGTAACATTCCTAATGATTTATCCTAATGTCAACATTTTTCCACAAGCATGAGAGCAGGATATTTAGAGGTGGTCGGGATTAGGATTGATCATTGGTGAAAACAGATAGCCTTACACTAAATAAGAGTCAGGACTCCCAGGTTGAGTTATCGGTGTAGTAATGTACTAATAATATGTAGCTCTATTTCAATGCCAATTTCGAAGGTCAAGGTAACAATGTTCCTGTTGCAATGGATTGTTAAGCAATGTTTGGCAGTGAACTCCATTCAGAAAAATTAGCAATTGCAAGCTGTCCGATATTAATTAGCTAGTCACTTGGATTTGAACAATAGACGAGTTATTCAATTCTATGTTTCGCTAAACGAAATGTGCTTAAGATCTTatcaaacaaaatgaacactctTCAGCGACGATTTTCTTTGACTGTACCATTTGCTggagctgtacaatcgtatagtTAGCTATTATATATAACGGTCTATAATGAAAACAGGAAATTATTGCGTCACTAACAGATGGAGTAAAGGTTAGTCACAATCAAAACTTACGTATTGGCCAATGGATAAGAATGAAGCAACATATTGAGACGGGTCTCAAAAGACTATCCACTTAAAAATAAGAACGACCAGTGGTATTCGAATGGAACTATTCAAAGCTCAAAAAACAAATCTTGTGCGTTTGTTTTCGGAAAAGAAAACTTTTGCGGACTAGAGACAGGAATTTATCGGACCAATTGTGAACCCCACCctatatattatatgtataattAGCTTAGAATGCCAGTGGGCAATATGATGCAGACTTCAATTGAGTAAGGGGTGTATCCCAAGTTCATTTACGAACCAAACCCATACTGAAAACACTGGTTGGCAGAGAATGACAGTCAACTGCTTAGAAAGATTCAGATCTATGTATTTATTCAGAAAATACTTCGCAAGAAGTGCTGACAAAGCTAGTGGCAACCATGTATTCACAAAAGTAGCTTGTTTGTCCTAACGACTTGCTAGTGGACAAAGTGGCTGGGCGAATAAAATGGAGCAACAGAAGGAAAACCTTTACGATGACCGAAGTCTATTTACGAACTTGAACTGATCATTGGGATACTCCGGAACATTTTACCATAAAACCACCGCATTGCACCGGGCTAAAAGCCATACAACTGCCCGGATACAACTATCCCAGACCTTTAGAACACTTCCCAAGGTGTTCGTAAAAGGACTTACTGCTAGACTACCTCTGATGGGTCAACTTTGATCCAGTTCTACGGACTATATGCTTGCTGGTCAAACGCAAAAACAAGTTTGGGACTATATAAGGCACGGAACCCAGACAATTACAACGTGAATAAGTTACAGACCACACCCACTGATCCTACATGCGGTCCGAGAGATCCTTTACGCTACCGCACTCATACCGCGGCCATCGTCCGACCGAATACCCTAAGCTAAACTTAGTAGACTGATCTGGAGTGACTCATGTTAGCGACAGAAGCCAGATACGTTAGCCCAATCTGAAGTCGCTAGAAAACAATGATCGCCACACCCCGTGATTTCATAAAGATTTAGTAAAACATGTACTACACGTGTAAATACTTAGAACACAAACCCACCAAGGGAAACACCGGGTTAGAGGAGCAAACAAATCTGCAGTACTCCGCTGCGATTCCCGAGACGCAACACGTATTTGTAGACCTCTATAATTACAATGAGACGCCCTTTACACTATTTTGCTTGAAAGACGGTGGGGACAATGAAGACGACGCAATTGCCCAATTTTGGGGGAGTACCTCAAGAACCAAAGTAAGGTCGATAACAGAACGCGGACTAACTGCCCCGCTTTACCGAATATCTGCTTGTTAGCGTTGAGCCTCCGAAAAGCAATAAACCAACAAAGTACTGATCCCCACCTGACCTTTGGGAAACAACCCCTAGTTGGCAGGCATACGGTCAAGCGCACTCTCTATACCTATTCATAAAGGCCTCCTCACTAGTGAAAGGTCGTCCGGTTACCTTTGCATGGTGACCTGTTTCTAGCGAGAAGCAGCCCTATGGCCCCGCCCTCAGCAACGGGCAAATCTACAGCCACTCAAGCAGAGAAACAAACACATCACCTACTAAAAGTAGGCGACAAGATACCGGGGACGTCCAGTCAACCATCCATTTCGAATTTCTGAGACACTTATGCAATCGCATAGCACGACACCACCTAAGATATTTCTCTAGCAGAATGGTTCATTAACATCACCTTAGAGTTACTACGAATATTAACCTATATATCTTACCTTAATTCGACTCAACAGAGTGATCTCGTATTGTTACTACCCAAGTGTTAGGAGTCCACTCATCTTTAACGTCGGAACACCGAACCAAGTCACTTGATATACTACTCGATTACTTCGACAAGTGACCCAACCCGGGGAAATGCTCCTTGTTGTTACAACACTACTGCGTCCACAACTTAAGTTGCTTTGAAACTATACTGTGACAAGTGGTTAGGTCCTCACATCGCTGTCAAGAAAAGAATTTACAGAGTGCTTTAGGATTTCAACgcatgaaaattattttatataccGCTACACTGCAGGATAGTACTTGAATCATCAGAAAAACCACTGGCATTGCGAAGGTATAGACACTTGGATTAAAAACCGGCCTCCAGGAAGCAGTGAACACGGATAAATTAAGACGGGATTAAAGTTGTAACAAACAAGAAAGTTACTTCGTAAAAGGCTGTAATAAGAACATAGTCAATGGTGAAAGTGTAAAATGCGCATATACAGGCGGCTCACAGACAAACAACCACCGAGTGAATGATAGGTCATTTCTCAATTAGCTGATGAAGCTTCCTTTTCAGGTGTCTTTTTTTCGGCTTGTTCTTAAGGTTCCATTTTCTTCAGATTTGTTAGCATCTGCATTTGGCATTTCCATATCAGGGAAGtctacaaaattaagccattttGGAATGACTGACGTATGCGAAAAATCTCATTTTCATGACAATAAAGGTGTAATTATTGGATGATGACACTGTAAGGTGCTAATTAGTACTTCACGAGCTAAACTAGTTTATGACTAGGATATTGTGATGTTTCGATAAACCACGAAACAAATAGGAAAAGCTGTCGCAGTGTAATTAATGTTAACTATTGGCGGATAAACAGCCTGCATAGACAAGTTTTATGTACTAACTGGATTCTGAAATTAGTTACATGACACTTATGACGTGCCGAACAAGCACATCAGACCAGACTGCGATAGCATAAACGCAAGTAGTATCAGTACCAACGGTAATAACTTGGCACCTACAGTATGGGGTAATTCAGAAAACATGACTAAGTATGGTTATGCAAAAGATCTAATAAGGAATGGCTAGGACTAAGCGACAATCGAAAAGATTACAGAAACGAAGTACTTGCAAATAATAGGAAGAATTCTAACTGGCCTCCCTAACTACTTAATCATGTTCTTACGAAGACCACTGTGAAACCGACTAGTACAATGTTCCGATGACTGTTTTTTCGACAGACAGACAACCCAGTCTTCTAAGACCAGAGGATCTCTACATACATATAAGTGACTGGACAGCGTCTTTGTATACTTGTTATAGGAAGTGTGGACGCAACATATGTGGTACGTTACGATAGGTTTTTTAAGCAGTTCAACTACGGTACCTGACTTGGAACAGGAGTCGGCATAACTAAGGAGTAACCTACCTTCATCGTCAGAATCTAGATCACCGTCTATACCATCATCACCTCCATAGTCACCAAAATTGGACATCTGAGACAGCATATTTGAGAAGTTATTTCCATCCATATCAGGTTCTGAGTCATCCTCATCCTTCCAGCGATTAAAATCTGTTTTTAACCATGGGCATTTTGTTTTCTGTGAAAGTAGACGTGGCCATGAGCCGGCTTCTTTCTTTTTTATGCAAATAAAAACTTCCCGACCGGAAGCAGTAATTTTCGGTTCCTTGAAATATGTAAGTATCAGCACAACTACATACCTCTGTACACACATCTCCATAAAAGTCAAGTTTGACTTCATATTTAATAGGCTTATCTTTTCCTGCTTCCGCTCTAAAAAAAATGGTTTGAAGTGGAATACAGTGATATACCTAAACTCTAGGGATTTCTCTTTAACATTAACAGTCTTATTTATTACATCGCTAATAACGATAGTGATGTAGAGGCAATCATTCCTTTGAGCCCAGAGTACTGATGGGTGAACACTAGGAAAGGATTATGCTTCACTAATCACACATACGTTGCTTGACAATCACCAGACATGTTCGTAATCTGATAGCACGCAAGACTATTCTAGAGTAACAATACAGACAAACACGTGATTCAACGCTCAATATCCACCAAGGtggattattgttattttttcacCTCTTAACCAGAAACCTGTTGAATGCGCAAATGGATGTGATAGTATCTTTATTTTAGAGACCACACCGTAGTAACTAGGGGATTTCAGTCTTCAGTAGTAAGGGTTATAGGTCAATCAACGTGTATTAATCCTTGAAATTTGCAGTACAGTCGAGATCTCATTTCTTTTTGAACGTATCAACCGAAGGTTCTAATATTTTAGTTATTCCCTACTCGACGTGAGAAACAGAAAGCCAAAGGAAAACGATTTGTTCTTGGCTTTCAAAGTTTCTTAGAATGTCCTCTTAGATGAACAGTCCTAGATGGAAAGAAAAGACAAGACATATTAAGACCAAGATCATCGTGTGGCGTACGGTAAATCAGTATTAGATCGCTCTTTAGCCTGGGTTAAAATAACGAAATAGGTTGCGGCGTTTCAGTTTGTCTTCACGAGCCAGGCCGAAGAGACCTTTTACCGTTTCGGTCCTTAGTCGTTGAACACGTTCTAGCATTTCAGCCGCATACTCGAAACAAGGAATTAGTGCTTGATTTCCACAATAAAAATTCGGCCTTTCAAAATTCGAGTAAATACCTTAAATACTCCTCCGTCTAAGTAGTGAAATGATACACGAATAGCCCACAACAGACTGAAGCCTTTTTCAGCGACAGCCCTGCAGTTACTCGTAGTTTTGAGGTTGTTGCTTATTATGACTCCTAGGTCTTTATAATCCATTGCTTCAGGTAACACAactccacatattgtgtagtgatgTGAATCGTTgcagttatttatttacatcaCAACACTAGTGTTAGAGTTAACTTCTAATGACCGCCTACCCGTCCGTTCAACCAGTGAATTCAGGTTGTCCTGCAACATTGTTCCATTTGACATGCTGTGTGTGAGTCTCCAAAACTCCATGTCATCTGCAAAGCATAGAATAGATGGGTTTCCTACAGTTGTTAAATTGtttacataaagtaaaaagatAAGGGAATATAGAATTGTGCCTTGAGGAACTCCACTTTTTACGGGTTCGCACGTTGATATGGTTCCATTCACTGCCCCCCTTGTTTCCTATCGTTTataaagtcacttatccagtttATAATTTCATAAGGGATCCCAAAACTCTCCCATTTTAATTTAAGACCCAAATGAGAGAATTTGTCAAAGGCTTTACCTAGATCTATGACAAttacatctacaggaatatttatATCTTCCACTGCAGCCCAATATTCCTCTCGACGAGCAGACTTGTCAAGTATGGTAGGCCTTTCCTAACACCATGTTTTTCCCTGGATAAAAGACCATACCCCCCACACAGTTTAAAATAGCTATCAGAATATTCACTCCATAAGCTTGACAACTACACTGGTTAAACCAAAACGGTCAATAGTTACCAACTAAGTCCATGCTCCCCGCTTAATAAATCGGGCTGACAATTGggtctttccagtctcttggTGGTTTAGACTGCCTCAAAGACCTATCAAAAATTATTGCCACATGTTAAGAAATTACACCCACCAATGCTTTCATAATGTTGAGATGAATATTGCCAGAACTACTAGACTGGTTCAAGATGTTGAAGTAGCCGTAAGACAGTTCCTTTCTCAACAACCACAAGATCTGTCGACAAGCTACCATTATCAGTAATAATTGTTTGTCTTGCCCAATCGTCAGTAGGAAACACTTTACTAAAATATTCTGACTAGGTTTCAGCTTTTGTAACATCATTTCTTGCCAATATCAACGGATTTTCCTTAACCAAAGGTGGTGGGATTCCATCGCCTCcctgagttcgcctctttatatacgaaAACGAAATTTTTGGACTATTTTCACAATCCCTAACCACTTTTTCTCTAATGAATGTCTAGTGTTTATTGTCAACGCTTTGCAAGCGCACCTAGTCTTACAATAAGTGGATCAGTTCTGTTCAGAGCCTGTAATGATAAACATACTCCAATGCTTTTTCCTACGTTTAAGAGGTTTCTTGATCTGTTTAGTTATCCATGGTAGACATCTACTTGGTCTACGTGGTACCAAGTACAGTATAAAAGAGGACGTAACTAAGCTAAACACACCTTTAAATATGAACCGTGCTTCTCCAGTTGACGAAGCATTATTTACTGAACAGTTTGATGTTGCACGGCACTTCTAGATGGGCGATAGTTTTGATCTCTATACATTTCGTCAAGCTCTAAAAGTGAGTGAAAATACAGTTAAAACTTTGTTGTGTAAAATATCAGACTAATTGAACCATGAGATCTGCGTCTGAATTATACAAGGtgatattatttgaaaaaaagtacAAGTCCATGTGCCGATCATTCATGAGAACGATATGATAAAAGTTATTTAGTAAAAACTCTTGGGGGAATGAATTCAGAGAAAGTGACGTCGATGGCATGTGTTCAAAACTGAATGTCAAACGGGCTTTTTAAGAAGCTCGCTATAGGTACGATCAACATTTGATCTGCAAGTGGTTGAGACAGGTTACAATATGATACATCCTCTCAGGTATTGGTTAGAATAAAACCATTGAAGTCAGTGGTTAGGTTGAGGGACCGAAAGGATTATCCTGATAAGTTGTAGGGATGTACACTTCCTTGTTTCACATCTTGGGATTTCAATAATTCCAGAGGGGTTAACTGAAGTCCGTTCTCGCTTCTAAGTACCCCATTGAGTGTTATCTGAAGCCtttcataaacaacaatatatttttttgtaaaaaggGACATTGCGTCTATTCCGTCCTATGACTTTAATGAATGACCAGTAAAGTCAAGTATATAG contains the following coding sequences:
- a CDS encoding hsp90 co-chaperone (tebp), putative; this translates as MSGDCQATVHPSVLWAQRNDCLYITIVISDVINKTVNVKEKSLEFRAEAGKDKPIKYEVKLDFYGDVCTEEPKITASGREVFICIKKKEAGSWPRLLSQKTKCPWLKTDFNRWKDEDDSEPDMDGNNFSNMLSQMSNFGDYGGDDGIDGDLDSDDEDANKSEENGTLRTSRKKDT
- a CDS encoding hsp90 co-chaperone (tebp), putative produces the protein MKSNLTFMEMCVQRYVVVLILTYFKEPKITASGREVFICIKKKEAGSWPRLLSQKTKCPWLKTDFNRWKDEDDSEPDMDGNNFSNMLSQMSNFGDYGGDDGIDGDLDSDDEDANKSEENGTLRTSRKKDT